The following proteins come from a genomic window of Campylobacter concisus:
- a CDS encoding PAS domain-containing protein produces the protein MPIEREYGVDENAFLVSKTDTKGRITYCNEPFLEIVGVKQGDVLGKPHNIIRHPDMPRVIFKLLWERIQNKEEMFAFIKNKTLNGGYYWVFGNITASLDQQDNVVGYYSVRRKPNAKAIEIIKPLYAKLLELERDGGIEASKKYLLNFLEEKSTSYDEFINNLQRF, from the coding sequence ATGCCTATAGAAAGAGAATATGGCGTTGATGAGAACGCATTTTTAGTTTCAAAAACGGATACAAAAGGAAGAATCACTTATTGCAACGAGCCATTTTTAGAAATCGTAGGTGTAAAACAAGGCGATGTTTTGGGCAAACCGCACAACATCATAAGACACCCAGATATGCCAAGGGTTATTTTTAAGCTACTTTGGGAACGTATACAAAACAAAGAAGAAATGTTTGCTTTTATTAAAAATAAAACTCTTAATGGCGGATACTACTGGGTATTTGGAAATATCACCGCCTCTTTAGATCAACAAGATAATGTAGTTGGATATTATTCTGTTAGACGTAAACCAAATGCAAAAGCAATAGAGATCATAAAACCGCTTTATGCAAAACTACTTGAGCTAGAGCGTGATGGCGGTATCGAGGCATCTAAAAAGTATCTGTTAAATTTCCTTGAGGAAAAATCAACAAGCTATGATGAATTTATAAATAACTTGCAAAGGTTCTAG
- a CDS encoding type II secretion system F family protein: MKFYEIEYIKDGKRQKMSLKANSKNDVKNRANIQGMIVKIKETQVSSINNYFLDLQEKFNKIFSSSKVKIPALVATIRQLSVMTNAGISIHDGIKETANATEDKRLKTIFQTLDEDLNQGASLTQSIENFQEELGDVTVAMVRLGESTGNMADALSKLASILQEVWDNQQKFKKAIRYPITVICSIILAFIVLMTSVVPQFREIFSQLNADLPLPTKILLNIEYIMSNYGIYIIVVLVTFVFLLKRQYSNDENFRDKVDKYLLKVYLVGKIIFFANMSRFNLIFTELVRAGLPIADALDTAVVTVSNQDIRNKLTAVKVLVGRGISLTEAFRQTGLYEGMLIQMIGAGEQSGSLDDMTQKVTDYYRVKFNDIIDNISNYIEPILLIFIAAMVLLLALGIFMPMWDMAKAVKN, encoded by the coding sequence ATGAAATTTTACGAAATAGAATATATAAAAGATGGCAAACGCCAAAAGATGAGCCTAAAGGCTAATAGCAAAAATGATGTAAAAAATCGTGCAAATATTCAAGGCATGATAGTAAAGATCAAAGAAACTCAGGTCTCAAGTATCAATAATTATTTTTTGGACTTGCAAGAAAAATTTAACAAAATTTTCTCTTCTTCAAAAGTAAAAATTCCAGCTCTTGTTGCTACCATAAGGCAACTTAGCGTTATGACTAATGCTGGCATATCAATACATGATGGCATAAAAGAGACAGCAAATGCTACCGAGGATAAAAGGCTAAAAACAATATTTCAAACATTAGATGAAGACCTAAATCAAGGTGCAAGCTTAACTCAAAGTATAGAAAATTTTCAAGAAGAGCTAGGCGATGTCACTGTTGCCATGGTAAGGCTTGGAGAGAGCACTGGTAATATGGCTGACGCATTATCTAAGCTAGCTTCTATCTTGCAAGAAGTCTGGGATAACCAACAAAAATTTAAAAAAGCCATAAGGTATCCAATAACCGTAATATGCTCTATAATTTTGGCTTTTATTGTGCTCATGACATCAGTTGTCCCACAATTTCGAGAAATTTTTAGCCAGCTTAATGCCGATCTCCCACTTCCTACTAAAATTTTACTAAACATTGAATATATAATGAGCAATTACGGTATATACATAATAGTTGTTCTTGTCACATTTGTTTTTTTGCTAAAAAGGCAATATTCAAATGATGAAAATTTTAGGGATAAGGTCGATAAATATCTACTAAAAGTCTATCTTGTAGGCAAGATAATATTTTTTGCAAATATGAGTAGATTTAATCTAATCTTTACAGAGCTTGTTCGTGCGGGACTTCCTATCGCTGATGCGCTAGATACTGCCGTTGTAACTGTTTCAAATCAAGACATAAGAAATAAGCTAACTGCTGTAAAAGTACTGGTTGGCCGCGGCATAAGCTTAACCGAGGCCTTTAGGCAAACTGGACTTTATGAGGGTATGCTTATACAGATGATAGGTGCTGGCGAACAAAGTGGTAGCTTAGACGACATGACACAAAAAGTTACTGATTATTATAGAGTGAAATTTAATGATATTATTGATAATATTTCAAACTATATTGAGCCGATACTACTAATATTTATCGCAGCTATGGTGCTTTTGCTCGCCCTTGGTATATTTATGCCAATGTGGGATATGGCAAAAGCTGTTAAAAATTAA